A genomic region of Metopolophium dirhodum isolate CAU chromosome 1, ASM1992520v1, whole genome shotgun sequence contains the following coding sequences:
- the LOC132932734 gene encoding E3 ubiquitin-protein ligase CHFR-like isoform X1 yields MQSSDICMFYLRGACRFGSKCWNSHDLTRRSPMALSLAAVATAAYYEQEHSIMSPSTNTSTTSTSASASSSTSASSSASSSASSSTSASSSTSTNASASASTSTSGKSTQAQPKGLQLLLEASMQPILKQSDESGIEIEKVATELSVAMKSGNGKSVKETASKLHALHQKKKKESTENDNSAWNDIIRCAIDNDLQCNICFEIFIKPTVLNCSHTFCESCIHVWTKRVKKCPICRVHIKSKSYCLTLDSFIEKIVEQLPKEVKHKRGVAIKDRNNKMKLEKPRSSRASSGIDLESSGIDLAALLGLDDLMEDDTPLQFLTMDDDDDDIDEDVIIEESEMFRMNLHDTVVNTRGVNPLMSYLVGSEEQTSSRSRTRPHNSSARH; encoded by the exons ATGCAGTCTTCGGATATCTGCATGTTTTACTTGCGAGGCGCTTGCCGGTTTGGCAGCAAGTGTTGGAACTCCCACGACTTGACACGCCGATCGCCGATGGCTCTATCACTTGCAGCAGTtgcaa CGGCAGCTTATTACGAACAAGAACATTCAATAATGTCTCCAAGTACTAATACTAGTACAACTAGTACAAGTGCCAGTGCCAGTTCCAGTACCAGTGCCAGTTCCAGTGCCAGTTCCAGTGCCAGTTCCAGTACTAGTGCCAGTTCCAGTACCAGTACCAATGCCAGTGCCAGTGCCAGTACTAGTACTAGCGGCAAATCTACGCAAGCGCAACCAAAAGGACTTCAACTTCTACTTGAAGCCTCTATGCA aCCAATATTAAAACAGTCTGACGAGTCTGGAATAGAAATAGAAAAAGTGGCGACCGAACTTTCTGTGGCAATGAAATCAGGAAATGGTAAAAGCGTAAAAGAGACTGCAAGTAAATTACATGCACTtcatcaaaaaaagaaaaaagaaagtaCTGAAAATGATAATTCTGCGTGGAATGATATTATACGGTGTGCTATTGACAATGATTTACAGTGCAATAtctgttttgaaatatttattaag ccaACTGTGCTTAATTGTTCACACACTTTTTGCGAATCGTGCATTCATGTGTGGACAAAGCGTGTCAAAAAATGTCCAATATGTCGTGTgcatattaaatcaaaatcatattgtttgaCTTTGGATAGCTTCATAGAGAAGATCGTTGAACAATTGCCAAAGGAAGTTAAACATAAGCGTGGAGTAGCTATAAAAGACCGCAATAATAAGATGAAAC ttgAAAAACCACGATCGAGTAGAGCATCGAGTGGTATAGATCTTGAATCGAGCGGTATAGATCTTGCCGCATTATTGGGTTTGGATGATCTGATGGAGGATGACACGCCACTACAATTCCTCACcatggacgacgacgacgatgatattGATGAAGACGTTATTATCGAGGAATCGGAAATGTTCAGAATGAATTTACATGATACAGTTGTAAACACTAGAGGTGTAAACCCTCTAATGAGTTATCTTGTTGGTTCCGAAGAACAAACGTCGAGTAGATCCAGAACTCGACCACATAACTCTTCCGCTCGGCACTAA
- the LOC132932735 gene encoding acidic fibroblast growth factor intracellular-binding protein, whose protein sequence is MNAPSPEVDVFISNYTIVDPDVYHLWVNGYSASEAVSILKQYGILEEMGTTLDLVASDILDHYRTYSLLEKIIHYPTKLDQQLAFQIEPQTKHILVEKYYEIDDIVIREFLGKKLSSKHRKDLDEVSEKTSIAIKSCRRQFDNVKRVFKAVEELQGSVIQNISSIFLLSEDLAKKYGVIVFIACMRFETSKRKLQMLTFPDFYEPTLCIMNKWTYPKSSPEFGDTDLDREFLLELREVRVLLDKEKDHKHIVCQKLKPEFLEKTYNSMEVNFRLLSRAIIGIAYNLHHNRDLRGFFLEVVERIIDPWRILGWIKVDVMNFLKVYVNCAIELDVFQDAEVKKAWERYMDVITTSVKQLY, encoded by the exons ATGAACGCACCTAGTCCGGAAGTAGATGTGTTTATTAGCAACTACACGATCGTCGATCCAGACGTATATCATCTGTGGGTGAATGGATATTCCG CATCGGAAGCAGTGTCCATTCTGAAACAGTATGGTATTCTGGAGGAGATGGGCACTACACTCGACTTGGTTGCATCCGACATATTAGACCATTATAGGACATACAGTTTGctagaaaaaataatacattatccgACAAAGTTAGATCAACAGCTGGCATTTCAAATAGAGCCACAAACGAAACACATATTAGtagaaaa gtattatgaaATAGATGATATAGTTATTCGAGAATTtcttggaaaaaaattatcatcaaaACATCGTAAAGATTTGGATGAAGTTAGTGAAAAAACAAGCATCGCTATAAAATCTTGCAG acgtCAATTTGACAATGTCAAACGAGTTTTCAAGGCTGTTGAAGAACTTCAAGGTTCTGTTATCCAAAATATTTCTAGCATATTTCTATTATCAGAAGATCTGGCTAa gaAGTATGGAGTAATTGTTTTCATAGCCTGTATGCGTTTTGAAACGTCGAAACGTAAATTACAAATGTTAACATTTCCTGACTTTTATGAACCAACTCTTTGTATTATGAACAAGTGGACTTATCCTAAAAGTAGTCCAGAATTTGGAGACACTGACTTGGATCGAGAATTTTTGCTTGAATTAAGAGAAGTTAGAGTATTATTGGACAAAGAGAAGGATCATAAACA tattgtatGTCAAAAATTAAAGCCAGAGTTTCtagaaaaaacatataatagtatGGAAGTTAATTTTCGTTTGCTGAGTAGAGCAATAATAGGAATAGCCTATAATCTTCACCACAATAGAGACTTAAG aGGATTCTTTCTGGAAGTAGTAGAAAGAATTATTGATCCATGGAGAATACTTGGTTGGATTAAAGTAGATGTGATGAATTTTCTAAAAGTATATGTCAACTGTGCCATAGAATTAGATGTATTCCA AGATGCAGAAGTGAAGAAAGCTTGGGAACGGTATATGGATGTAATAACAACCAGTGTCAAACAACTctactaa
- the LOC132932734 gene encoding E3 ubiquitin-protein ligase RNF8-like isoform X2, producing the protein MSPSTNTSTTSTSASASSSTSASSSASSSASSSTSASSSTSTNASASASTSTSGKSTQAQPKGLQLLLEASMQPILKQSDESGIEIEKVATELSVAMKSGNGKSVKETASKLHALHQKKKKESTENDNSAWNDIIRCAIDNDLQCNICFEIFIKPTVLNCSHTFCESCIHVWTKRVKKCPICRVHIKSKSYCLTLDSFIEKIVEQLPKEVKHKRGVAIKDRNNKMKLEKPRSSRASSGIDLESSGIDLAALLGLDDLMEDDTPLQFLTMDDDDDDIDEDVIIEESEMFRMNLHDTVVNTRGVNPLMSYLVGSEEQTSSRSRTRPHNSSARH; encoded by the exons ATGTCTCCAAGTACTAATACTAGTACAACTAGTACAAGTGCCAGTGCCAGTTCCAGTACCAGTGCCAGTTCCAGTGCCAGTTCCAGTGCCAGTTCCAGTACTAGTGCCAGTTCCAGTACCAGTACCAATGCCAGTGCCAGTGCCAGTACTAGTACTAGCGGCAAATCTACGCAAGCGCAACCAAAAGGACTTCAACTTCTACTTGAAGCCTCTATGCA aCCAATATTAAAACAGTCTGACGAGTCTGGAATAGAAATAGAAAAAGTGGCGACCGAACTTTCTGTGGCAATGAAATCAGGAAATGGTAAAAGCGTAAAAGAGACTGCAAGTAAATTACATGCACTtcatcaaaaaaagaaaaaagaaagtaCTGAAAATGATAATTCTGCGTGGAATGATATTATACGGTGTGCTATTGACAATGATTTACAGTGCAATAtctgttttgaaatatttattaag ccaACTGTGCTTAATTGTTCACACACTTTTTGCGAATCGTGCATTCATGTGTGGACAAAGCGTGTCAAAAAATGTCCAATATGTCGTGTgcatattaaatcaaaatcatattgtttgaCTTTGGATAGCTTCATAGAGAAGATCGTTGAACAATTGCCAAAGGAAGTTAAACATAAGCGTGGAGTAGCTATAAAAGACCGCAATAATAAGATGAAAC ttgAAAAACCACGATCGAGTAGAGCATCGAGTGGTATAGATCTTGAATCGAGCGGTATAGATCTTGCCGCATTATTGGGTTTGGATGATCTGATGGAGGATGACACGCCACTACAATTCCTCACcatggacgacgacgacgatgatattGATGAAGACGTTATTATCGAGGAATCGGAAATGTTCAGAATGAATTTACATGATACAGTTGTAAACACTAGAGGTGTAAACCCTCTAATGAGTTATCTTGTTGGTTCCGAAGAACAAACGTCGAGTAGATCCAGAACTCGACCACATAACTCTTCCGCTCGGCACTAA